The Montipora foliosa isolate CH-2021 chromosome 14, ASM3666993v2, whole genome shotgun sequence genome window below encodes:
- the LOC137984530 gene encoding homeobox protein koza-like: MEGPDSSKHSFQDVIGTLADMNGRDSSDLKKKTLLPSPDSNQFPQYAERIDQMNDFDKQPMHKQKSTKSRSSFALEQVLHLERVFEHQKYLGSRDRKRIAEKLRLTETQVKTWFQNRRMKEKRKQAEDVERRSKLASINNLAHNMNNSFQGRPYQPPPYQPSPYPERPFVLRHDLKPEYAYPSSFPWNSQVPPYSPPPPYWASYPGPYPGYL; encoded by the exons ATGGAAGGACCAGATTCGTCTAAACATAGTTTTCAAGACGTTATTGGTACCTTAGCTGACATGAACGGCCGGGATTCTAGTGATCTAAAGAAAAAGACCCTTTTACCATCTCCTGATTCAAACCAGTTTCCACAATATGCTGAACGGATAGACCAGATGAATG ATTTTGATAAGCAACCAATGCACAAACAGAAGTCCACGAAATCTCGTTCATCCTTCGCGCTCGAACAAGTACTGCACTTAGAGCGAGTTTTTGAACACCAAAAATACCTGGGCAGCAGGGACAGAAAAAGAATTGCAGAAAAGCTACGGCTGACCGAAACACAG GTAAAGACTTGGTTCCAAAACAGACGTATgaaggagaaaagaaaacagGCTGAAGACGTCGAACGAAGATCCAAACTGGCATCGATTAATAACCTTGCCCACAACATGAACAACAGTTTCCAAGGTCGCCCGTACCAGCCTCCGCCCTACCAACCTTCACCGTATCCCGAAAGACCTTTTGTGCTGAGACATGATCTAAAGCCAGAGTACGCGTACCCCTCATCCTTTCCTTGGAACAGTCAGGTGCCTCCTTATTCGCCGCCACCTCCATATTGGGCAAGTTACCCAGGGCCATACCCAGGATACTTATAA